The genome window TGTGCCTAAAAGCTCGATTGTCGATCGTGTTGTGGATGATTTTAAACACGGGACAAGCCTCTGTTTTCTTCATCCCAGAAAGCTCTGTGGCCTTAAATTACTTTGTGATGTAGCTCATAAATGTAGGGTTTGGTTATGAGGAGATTGAACACTATCAAGACGAGGGACTATCTCTAGTATCTGTCCTCACAGCCTGGGCGACTGTTATATTATTCTGATGTAACCGGATTTGATATGAGTCATGATTGATGACTCTTCCCAAAAACGGATACTTGCTTTCCGACAGAAGTCGTCAGCAGCTCAAAATTTTAGACTCTTGTTCAATATCCCCGATTCATCTGTGGAGTAAATCTCAAATCTCAAATCTCAAATCTCAAATCGACTAACTTGCTTTAAATTCCTTTAAGGAGCGATCGCCAATCCCGACAGCGTTTCAGGTAAATGCGAGCTACCCGATCGCTGGGATTTGTCCGCAAACATTCCTCAAACAATTTTCCCGCTTCTCGGAATTCCTTGCGATCGCACAGTAACATAGCTTCATTATATACAGACAAATTTGCTAGCTTTGCCGACAAAATTTCCGGCGGATCGGCATCAAATACCTCATAGACTACGACATATTTAGATTTTCCTTTTACCTGTACTTTATCCACAATCCGAATAGCATAATCTGCCGGATTTCGCAACCGTTCCAAAGTCTGCTGAGAAATTAACAGAGGTACGCAGTAATCTTTGGTCAATCCTTCAATGCGAGATGCCAAATTAACAGCATCGCTAATCACAGTGCTGTCCATTCGGCTTTGACCCCCAACTGTTCCCAGCATCAAAGAACCCGAATTGATGCCAATCCCAATTTGAATCGGGATGTAGCCGACTCTTTGACGGTGTTCGTTGTAATCATTCAGGATATTTAGCATCGCAATACCCGCTTTCACTGCATCATCTGCATAGTCGCTAAACAAAGCCATAATTGCATCGCCGATGTATTTGTCAATAAACCCGTTATTGCGAGTAATTGCAGGCTCCATACGCGAAAGGTAAGCATTGATAAATTTAAAATTTTCTTGTGGAGTCATAGTTTCGGAAAGCGTCGTGAAGTCGCGAATATCCGCAAAGAGCACCGACATTTCCTGCTGTACTTGGTCGCCTAAGTTGACATCTATAATACTTTCATATCCCAACAAATGTAGAAATTGATGTGGCACAAATCGCCCGTAGGCATCAGTTAAGTCTGATTCGGCATCCAGGGATTTTTTCAAATTTAGATGGCGCTCAGCTTCAGCTTGTTTGCGTTCTGTGA of Oscillatoria nigro-viridis PCC 7112 contains these proteins:
- a CDS encoding adenylate/guanylate cyclase domain-containing protein — encoded protein: MLEEQPSREQLLLEIERLRQQVEDLKEEKADLEILLETTAEHSDTVETELRSRAFEAVREGEIKLAQFLEAIPIGVLVLDSQGRPDYVNHAGQQLLGQGVLPLNALEDLSESYQIYIAGTETIYPFENLPIVRALRGENATAEDLEIHRPDKKIPLEIWGTPIFDEGRKVAFAIAVFQDVTERKQAEAERHLNLKKSLDAESDLTDAYGRFVPHQFLHLLGYESIIDVNLGDQVQQEMSVLFADIRDFTTLSETMTPQENFKFINAYLSRMEPAITRNNGFIDKYIGDAIMALFSDYADDAVKAGIAMLNILNDYNEHRQRVGYIPIQIGIGINSGSLMLGTVGGQSRMDSTVISDAVNLASRIEGLTKDYCVPLLISQQTLERLRNPADYAIRIVDKVQVKGKSKYVVVYEVFDADPPEILSAKLANLSVYNEAMLLCDRKEFREAGKLFEECLRTNPSDRVARIYLKRCRDWRSLLKGI